A genomic region of Platichthys flesus chromosome 4, fPlaFle2.1, whole genome shotgun sequence contains the following coding sequences:
- the LOC133952350 gene encoding nuclear apoptosis-inducing factor 1-like: MRKHMLFGTLSTGINAKQKTNEWERVCEAVNAVGSQQRTHSEIKKKWSDLKVEVKRRVSAHRRSVTATGGGMGVGELSPFDLRVAALIGDTALTGVVGAHEGDTDHPQDKQGEGTDCSVGPGVSSVGPGVSSVTADSGFSTGSAARGTSNSSANHPTGRVLNRAVLESQAEIVRAIGGINDRLDRLINVLGDISASINTLVSK; the protein is encoded by the exons ATGCGCAAGCATATGTTATTTGGTACCCTGTCAACAGggataaatgctaaacaaaagacaaatgagtgggAGCGTGTTTGCGAGGCCGTCAATGCAGTGGGGTCTcagcagcgcacacactctgaaattaaaaaaaagtggtcagacctcaaggtggaggtgaagcggaGGGTTTCTGCCCACCGCCGAAGCGTGACCGCAACAGGTGGGGGGATGGGAGTGGGGGAACTCTCCCCCTTCGATTTGAGAGTGGCCGCTTTGATCGGTGACACAGCTCTCACCGGAGTGGTGGGAGCCCATGAAGGGGACACCGATCATCCCCAAG aCAAGCAAGGAGAGGGCACGGATTGCTCCGTCGGCCCCGGCGTCTCCTCCGTCGGCCCCGGCGTCTCCAGCGTCACCGCTGACTCCGGTTTCTCCACCGGCTCCGCTGCACGCGGCACCTCCAATTCATCTGCCAACCACCCGACCGGCCGTGTCCTCAACCGAGCTGTGCTGGAGTCACAGGCAGAAATCGTCAGAGCCATCGGTGGCATTAATGATCGCCTTGATCGGCTTATAAATGTACTCGGTGACATAAGCGCGTCAATAAATACACTTGTGTCAAAGTAA